The genomic DNA CGACAGGTCGCGCCAGAAGCGCGTCATGAGCAGGCCCGAACAGAGCGCATCGGAGTAGCGCAGCACCGACGCCTCGCGGTAGCCATGCATCATGAACAGAAGGCGCCCCAGAGGGTCGGCGGCGCGGCGGCAGAGCCCCAGCAGCTCGTCGTAGGTCCGGTAACGGTTCTGCGCCTCGTCCTGCAGGCAGCCCGAGACGATGTCAGCGCAGAGGGAGGCGGGCAAGGAGAACTCCTGGAGCGTGCGCCCCAGGGCCGCGAAGGCCGGATGCTCCGGCGGGCGGCGGCCCAACTCCTGGAGCTGGCGGCGCCAGTCCTCCAGGCGCTGGCGGCGCGCGCCCTCGTGCGCGGGGTCTTCCACCATGTCCCGGGCGATGCGGGCGAAGGCATAGAGGGCCGCGATGTGCGGCCGCAGGCGCCGGGAGGCGAAGCGCAGCACCAGGTCGAAGCCGCGGCGTTCGCAGGCCAAACGCAGGCAGAAGGCCTGGGCTTCGCCCAGGTCGGCAGGATCGGCCAGCCGCGCCGCGTAGGCGTCGAGGGCGTTCATTTCTTCCCCACCCCGATGCGGGTGCGGCGGTCGCCCTTGAGGCGCGGCAGCGGCCGGCGCGGCGCGTCCGTCCATTCGAACTCGTAGTCGCCGCAGCGCACCAGGTCGCCGTCCTGGATGCCGGCGTGCTTGAGCGCGCGGTCCACGCCGATGCGCTTCAGGGCCGTCTGGAACCGCTCCACCGCCTCGGGCAAAGACGGGTCCAGCATGGCCGCGGCGCGGTTGACGAAGCGGCCCTCGAGGACGAAGCGGCCTCCGCCCAAAGGCCGTATCCGGAAGCCCGTATCCATGCGCAGGGCGCGGCCCTCGGCCGAGGCGCCGGGGAAGCGCACGGGCCCGGGGGGGAGGCGGGAGAGCTCCTGGATGACGCGGTCCAGCAGCGGCCCCACGCCCTCGCCGGTCGCGGCCGATATGCCGAAGGTGCGGCGCGGGTAGCGCGCCTTGATCGCGCGCAGCACCTCCCGTCCGCCGGGCAGGTCGATCTTGTTGACCGCGATGATGCGCGGCTTGGCCGCGAGCTTGGGCGAGAAGGCCTTGAGCTCGGCCTCGATATCCTTGATGCCGGGCTGGGGGGCCCGGCCGCCGAAGCCCGCCGGGTCGACGAGGTGCACCAGGACGCGGGTGCGCTCGATGTGGCGCAGGAAGGAGATGCCCAGGCCTTTGCCCTGGTGCGCGCCCGCGATGAGGCCCGGGATGTCGGCGGCCACGAAGCTGTTGTCCTT from Elusimicrobiota bacterium includes the following:
- a CDS encoding phytoene/squalene synthase family protein codes for the protein MNALDAYAARLADPADLGEAQAFCLRLACERRGFDLVLRFASRRLRPHIAALYAFARIARDMVEDPAHEGARRQRLEDWRRQLQELGRRPPEHPAFAALGRTLQEFSLPASLCADIVSGCLQDEAQNRYRTYDELLGLCRRAADPLGRLLFMMHGYREASVLRYSDALCSGLLMTRFWRDLSLDLKRDRVYIPEEDFQAFGYTEADLRMGVCNEKFRELMKFEINRTRALFEQARPLPEKLPRLLAWQVRLAWYGGRETLRRIRKRGFDTITHRPLLSRWDWLPLTLRTVLKP
- the obgE gene encoding GTPase ObgE — translated: MEFIDKVRLFVTAGNGGNGCLSFHREKFIEFGGPDGGDGGRGGSVFLEASPQLTTLLELARKPHLRGCDGMPGKGKGKTGESAADTVVYVPAGSVLYRDGVLLADLAEPGQRFLAAEGGRGGRGNLSFRSRRVITPRLCERGAPGEKTELVIELKLLADVGLAGFPNAGKSSLLARISNARPKVADYPFTTLTPNLGVVAHKDNSFVAADIPGLIAGAHQGKGLGISFLRHIERTRVLVHLVDPAGFGGRAPQPGIKDIEAELKAFSPKLAAKPRIIAVNKIDLPGGREVLRAIKARYPRRTFGISAATGEGVGPLLDRVIQELSRLPPGPVRFPGASAEGRALRMDTGFRIRPLGGGRFVLEGRFVNRAAAMLDPSLPEAVERFQTALKRIGVDRALKHAGIQDGDLVRCGDYEFEWTDAPRRPLPRLKGDRRTRIGVGKK